Proteins found in one Chloroflexota bacterium genomic segment:
- a CDS encoding MoxR family ATPase: protein MNEQQLEEARLSCERIIDRIAEVFVGNRLMLRKLLAAGLANGHVLFEDYPGLGKTLLAKLFARAIGGDTKRVQFTPDLLPSDILGMNVWRQNDGTFQLMQGPVFTNVLLADEINRAPPKTQSALLESMEERQVTIDGDTMSLGSPFVVIATQNPIEQEGTYPLPEAQLDRFLLKLSTGYPANDQLESDILLRRIQWQKDDPTEDMEPAVDVGRFVDLQRFVETGVYTDQVIVEYITQIVRLSREHPRVAVGASPRGGLALLRAARSIALIHGRDFVVPDDVKMVVPDVLAHRVILNIEDTLEGTRGEAVVDDVLAQVPVPSDMGRMAR, encoded by the coding sequence ATGAACGAGCAACAACTGGAAGAGGCCCGTCTCTCGTGCGAGCGAATCATCGACCGTATCGCGGAGGTCTTCGTCGGCAATCGTCTTATGCTGCGAAAGCTGCTGGCCGCCGGGCTCGCCAACGGCCACGTCCTGTTCGAGGACTATCCCGGCCTCGGCAAGACCCTCCTGGCCAAGCTCTTCGCCCGTGCCATTGGCGGCGATACCAAGCGCGTCCAGTTCACCCCGGACCTGCTGCCCTCCGACATCCTCGGCATGAACGTCTGGCGGCAAAACGACGGCACGTTCCAGCTCATGCAGGGGCCGGTGTTCACCAATGTCCTCCTAGCCGACGAGATCAACCGCGCGCCCCCCAAGACCCAGTCCGCTCTGCTCGAGTCGATGGAGGAGCGTCAGGTCACCATTGACGGGGACACCATGTCCCTCGGCTCGCCCTTCGTTGTCATTGCGACGCAGAATCCCATCGAACAGGAGGGCACCTACCCGCTGCCTGAGGCGCAACTGGACCGCTTCCTCCTCAAGCTCTCCACCGGCTACCCGGCCAACGACCAGCTTGAAAGCGACATCCTGCTGCGGCGCATCCAGTGGCAGAAGGACGACCCAACTGAGGACATGGAACCTGCGGTGGACGTTGGCCGCTTCGTAGATCTCCAGCGCTTCGTGGAGACCGGCGTCTACACCGACCAGGTCATCGTCGAGTACATCACGCAGATCGTCCGGCTCTCCCGTGAGCACCCACGCGTGGCCGTCGGCGCCAGCCCTCGCGGGGGACTCGCCCTCCTCCGGGCCGCCAGGTCCATCGCCCTCATCCACGGCCGCGACTTCGTCGTGCCGGACGATGTGAAGATGGTCGTCCCCGATGTCCTCGCTCACCGCGTCATCCTCAACATCGAGGACACGCTGGAGGGCACCCGCGGCGAGGCCGTCGTCGACGACGTGTTGGCGCAGGTGCCCGTGCCCAGCGACATGGGAAGGATGGCCCGCTAG